A window from Gorilla gorilla gorilla isolate KB3781 chromosome 21, NHGRI_mGorGor1-v2.1_pri, whole genome shotgun sequence encodes these proteins:
- the LOC101141522 gene encoding small ubiquitin-related modifier 5 yields MSDQEAKPSTDHLGDKIKDEDIKLRVIGQDSGEIHFKVKMTTPLKKLKKSYCQRQGVPVNSLRFLFEGQRIADNHTPEELGMEEEDVIEVYQEQIGGHSTV; encoded by the coding sequence ATGTCTGACCAGGAGGCAAAACCTTCAACTGACCATTTGGGGGATAAGATAAAAGATGAAGATATTAAACTCAGGGTTATTGGACAGGATAGCGGTGAGATTCATTTCAAAGTGAAAATGACAACACCTCTCAAGAAACTCAAGAAATCGTACTGTCAGAGACAGGGCGTTCCAGTGAATTCCCTCAGGTTTCTCTTTGAAGGTCAGAGAATTGCTGATAATCATACTCCAGAAGAACTGGGAATGGAGGAAGAAGATGTGATTGAGGTTTATCAGGAACAAATCGGAGGTCATTCAACAGtttag